A genomic region of Miscanthus floridulus cultivar M001 chromosome 3, ASM1932011v1, whole genome shotgun sequence contains the following coding sequences:
- the LOC136541496 gene encoding disease resistance protein Pik-2-like, whose translation MEGAAQTLLSNAGQLLSSEYQQLSGVGGQVVGLRDELDAINALLIMQSEAEDGAVDRFLQVCMRQLGEVAYDAEDCIDLYTLRIRSRPTDGVRAWLGRLLGTLPSRRRLACEIRALRARTLAISERQARFGVNRDALRRSPPLLPAPMTVSAPANDADRRHRLVGIAEQADKLAAQLKAPVGDEGERKAVLSIVGFGGLGKTTLAMEVCRRLEAEFPWQGMVSMSQAFEPSRDLKVLLTNLLRQVVKPETADDRGIKEEAALGAIDDLDDNGLAKRLEELLVDKRYLIVIDDVWSVRAWEAIQSKLPENNKGSRIILTTRIETVANACSPASFSGLCIHKMEPLKLEDSKKLFVSRVFGSMDVAYPKEFEDVMSDILKKCGGLPLAIISIASVLVGYKSPGGKDKWDRVCKSLGSQMEIHPTLEGMKHIVTLSYNHLPHELKGCMMYFSIFPEDYVIRKVRLLNRWMAEGLVHQKRGLTMWEVAESYLDELLSRNMIEEAGQLGGYAWREQTYRVHDMLLEVMVSKSLEANFLSLHGGQYKGMLYDKIRRLSIHADVESVDSVAKRNVEGHRGEDNLNIQHVRSLSMFQLHGQHKLLKTLGNFVLLRVLDLEDCEGVTNKHVRYACNLYLLRFLSLRATNISKVPRQIGNLEHLQMLDLAYTLLTRLPKTITKLEKLEYIRFSNKDKHLGTMWTMPRGINKMKALHVLRRVSLGNDSKVAQEVGELEELEELTISININKAIDEEVLKELALSISKMHSLRWLSIGRHGSSNDDGKILNFLHHLPTPPRLLQNLWIRGDIANGLPRWIGSLTHLVSFSTKITTLTDDKLFGVLCMLPNLKTLCVFWDCYSGDELVARTIHKFLVLRDLILGGYLPKVIRFEEESMEMLEMLELRFDGRSRHVAERSIVGIEHLTNLKKVKLVCEGDYHAPVDIVIEQMKAENDRRSRSNQFDIAVKYW comes from the exons ATGGAGGGCGCGGCGCAAACCTTGCTGAGCAACGCCGGGCAGCTGCTGAGTTCAGAGTACCAGCAGCTCAGTGGCGTCGGCGGCCAAGTTGTTGGGCTGCGGGACGAGCTAGACGCCATCAATGCTCTCCTCATCATGCAGTCCGAGGCAGAGGATGGGGCCGTGGACCGCTTCCTGCAGGTGTGCATGAGGCAGCTGGGCGAGGTTGCCTACGACGCGGAGGACTGCATCGACCTTTACACCCTGCGCATCAGGTCCCGGCCCACCGACGGCGTGCGCGCCTGGCTGGGACGCCTGCTCGGGACGCTCCCGTCTCGCCGCCGCCTCGCCTGTGAGATCAGAGCCCTTCGCGCCCGCACCCTCGCCATCAGCGAGCGCCAGGCGCGGTTCGGCGTCAACCGTGACGCGCTGCGCCGCTCCCCTCCTCTGCTACCCGCCCCCATGACAGTGTCCGCTCCAGCTAACGACGCCGACCGCCGCCACCGACTGGTCGGCATCGCGGAGCAGGCTGATAAACTGGCTGCACAACTGAAGGCGCCGGTTGGCGACGAGGGTGAACGCAAGGCCGTTTTATCCATCGTGGGGTTCGGTGGCCTTGGCAAGACGACGCTGGCCATGGAGGTGTGCCGGCGGCTAGAAGCGGAGTTCCCGTGGCAGGGGATGGTGTCCATGTCTCAGGCGTTCGAGCCGAGCAGGGACCTCAAGGTGTTGCTCACGAACCTTCTTCGGCAGGTCGTGAAGCCCGAAACAGCCGACGACAGGGGCATCAAGGAAGAGGCTGCCCTGGGTGCAATCGACGACCTGGATGACAACGGGCTAGCCAAAAGACTCGAGGAGCTTCTCGTGGACAAAAG GTACCTCATAGTGATTGATGATGTTTGGAGTGTGCGAGCATGGGAGGCAATCCAATCCAAGCTACCAGAGAACAACAAGGGCAGTAGAATCATCTTGACCACTCGGATAGAAACAGTGGCCAATGCATGCAGTCCTGCTAGTTTTAGTGGCCTTTGCATTCATAAAATGGAACCCCTTAAGCTTGAAGATTCCAAGAAGTTGTTCGTCAGTAGAGTGTTTGGCTCCATGGATGTCGCTTACCCCAAGGAGTTTGAAGATGTAATGAGCGACATCTTGAAAAAATGCGGTGGGCTGCCATTGGCCATTATCAGCATTGCTAGTGTTTTGGTAGGGTACAAATCACCAGGAGGCAAAGATAAGTGGGATAGAGTCTGTAAATCACTTGGTTCTCAAATGGAGATCCACCCTACTCTTGAGGGGATGAAGCATATAGTCACACTTAGCTACAATCACCTCCCACATGAGCTCAAGGGTTGCATGATGTACTTTAGCATTTTTCCAGAGGACTATGTGATCAGAAAGGTCCGACTATTGAACAGATGGATGGCTGAAGGATTGGTTCATCAAAAGCGGGGGTTGACTATGTGGGAAGTTGCAGAGTCTTACTTGGACGAACTCTTGAGTAGGAACATGATTGAAGAAGCAGGCCAATTGGGTGGTTATGCCTGGAGGGAGCAAACATATAGGGTGCATGACATGCTTCTTGAGGTCATGGTGTCCAAGTCCTTGGAAGCTAACTTTCTTAGCCTGCATGGAGGGCAGTATAAGGGGATGTTGTATGACAAGATCCGTCGCCTCTCCATCCATGCTGACGTAGAAAGTGTAGATTCTGTAGCAAAGAGAAATGTTGAAGGCCACCGAGGCGAGGATAACTTGAACATACAACATGTTCGATCACTGAGCATGTTCCAGCTCCATGGGCAACACAAGCTCCTAAAAACGCTAGGCAACTTTGTCCTCTTGAGGGTGCTTGACCTAGAAGACTGTGAGGGAGTAACAAACAAGCATGTAAGGTACGCCTGCAATCTGTACCTACTTAGGTTCCTAAGCTTGAGGGCCACAAACATAAGCAAGGTGCCTAGGCAGATtgggaatctagagcatttacaGATGCTTGATCTAGCTTACACGCTTCTTACTAGACTACCAAAAACTATCACAAAGCTGGAGAAACTCGAGTACATACGGTTTTCCAACAAGGATAAACATTTGGGTACTATGTGGACTATGCCCCGAGGAATAAACAAAATGAAGGCTCTACATGTGCTGCGTAGGGTATCTCTTGGGAATGACTCTAAAGTTGCCCAAGAGGTAGGTGAACTTGAGGAACTAGAAGAGTTAACAATATCCATCAACATCAACAAGGCCATTGATGAGGAGGttctcaaagaacttgctctGTCCATAAGTAAGATGCACTCCCTACGGTGGCTCAGTATCGGACGACATGGAAGTAGTAATGATGATGGCAAGATACTAAACTTTCTCCATCACCTACCAACACCACCACGACTCCTCCAAAACCTTTGGATCAGAGGTGACATTGCCAATGGGTTGCCTAGATGGATCGGGTCACTCACACATCTTGTTAGTTTTTCTACTAAGATTACAACCCTTACTGATGATAAGCTCTTTGGCGTCCTGTGTATGCTGCCCAACCTGAAGACATTGTGCGTGTTTTGGGACTGCTACAGCGGGGATGAGCTGGTTGCACGCACCATCCACAAATTTCTGGTGCTCAGGGACCTGATACTTGGAGGTTATCTACCCAAAGTTATTCGGTTTGAGGAAGAATCGATGGAAATGCTTGAGATGCTTGAACTTCGCTTTGACGGTAGGTCCAGACACGTGGCAGAGAGGAGCATCGTTGGCATTGAACACTTGACCAACCTGAAAAAGGTTAAGCTCGTCTGTGAAGGTGACTATCATGCACCAGTTGACATAGTAATTGAGCAGATGAAGGCTGAGAATGATAGGCGCTCGAGGTCCAACCAATTCGATATTGCAGTTAAATATTGGTGA